The DNA region AGTCGCCTAAGGATTTGGTAGACGATGTGCTTTTTATATCAGCCACCAACGATGATTCAGAAGAAAAACCCACGACAATCACCTTCCAGGAAGATGAGGCGCATGATGCTGACTTGCACAATCGTAACCACGACAAGAAGTCGGACCTAGCCCtcgaaagagaaataatGGCCACCACCACAGATGATGATGGGATCCCATCTCCTTCCCACCCAATGGAAAAGCAAGTTTTGCGCAAGATGGACATATACTTAATTCCGCTCATGGGACTGCTATACTTTCTTTCCAACTTGGATAAATCGAACATTGGTAACGCAGAAGTCGCAGGGCTTTCGAAGGATATTAATCTTGTCGGGACACAGTACAACACATGTGTCACTGTATTTTTTGGTACTTATGTGCTTTTCGACCCTATAGGTACCAATCTTCTAAAAATTATGGGTCCGCCATTAATGATGAGTATCTGTTTGACCTGTTTTGGTGCTATTTCACTCGGGACCGCTTGGGTCAAGAACTACGCTCAACTGATCGTGGTCAGACTGCTGCTCGGTGCCTTTGAAGGTATGATTTATCCCGCTATCAACATGTATCTTTCAGTTTGTTATAGAAGAGAACAATACGCCCTGAGGTTTGCCTTCGTCTTCAGTGCAGCCTGTTTGTCTTCATCCTTTGGTGGACTGATCGCTTATGGTTGTTCCAAGATCAGTGGGGCCCTAAAAGACTGGCAATACATTTACATTGTGGAAGGTTGCATCTCTTTGGGGTTTGTACCTTTCTATGCCTTCGGCTTGAGTAAAAATTTGGAGGATTCAtggtttttcaacaaagaagaaagagaatacATTACTGAAAGATACAAGACCATGAACACTTTTAATccagatgaaaaattcgaaTGGTTCCAAGTTTGGGAAGCCGTTAAAGATATCAAGACTTGGGCCAGTGCTGTGGCTTTATTCGGTATCGATTTAACCACTTTTGGTCTAACGGTTTTCTTACCAATCATTATTACCAGTATGGGGTTCACAAACGTTAGAGCGCAATTAATGACCGTCCCCATCTTTTTCCTCACGGCaattgtcttcttcatttgtGCAGTTTGGTCCGATCGTGTGAAATTAAGATCTCCATTTATTCTAGGAGCCTGTATAACCACGTCGATCGGTATAGCAATCGTCCTTGGTTCCGAGGTTCACGGTGTAAGATACTTTGGTGTTTTCATCCTTTGTATGGGTATTTACGTCAATGCCGCTTGTAACTGTTTGTGGTTAAGCGGTAATACTGGTAATTATTTCAAGAGAGCAACAGCTTTAGGTATTAATCTGTTTATGGGATCTGGTTCAGGTTTAGTCTCTGGCCAAATATTCGTCGCCAAAGACAAACCAAGATACGTTAAGGGTTTGTCCATCAGTTTAGCCTTCCAAGTCT from Saccharomyces eubayanus strain FM1318 chromosome VII, whole genome shotgun sequence includes:
- the TNA1 gene encoding Tna1p, translating into MTNEFAMKSPKDLVDDVLFISATNDDSEEKPTTITFQEDEAHDADLHNRNHDKKSDLALEREIMATTTDDDGIPSPSHPMEKQVLRKMDIYLIPLMGLLYFLSNLDKSNIGNAEVAGLSKDINLVGTQYNTCVTVFFGTYVLFDPIGTNLLKIMGPPLMMSICLTCFGAISLGTAWVKNYAQLIVVRLLLGAFEGMIYPAINMYLSVCYRREQYALRFAFVFSAACLSSSFGGLIAYGCSKISGALKDWQYIYIVEGCISLGFVPFYAFGLSKNLEDSWFFNKEEREYITERYKTMNTFNPDEKFEWFQVWEAVKDIKTWASAVALFGIDLTTFGLTVFLPIIITSMGFTNVRAQLMTVPIFFLTAIVFFICAVWSDRVKLRSPFILGACITTSIGIAIVLGSEVHGVRYFGVFILCMGIYVNAACNCLWLSGNTGNYFKRATALGINLFMGSGSGLVSGQIFVAKDKPRYVKGLSISLAFQVFSIFMTVVQVFLYKRENDKKKAIIDRCNELGEPIPYDERLSDKNPEFKYMY